A window of Acyrthosiphon pisum isolate AL4f unplaced genomic scaffold, pea_aphid_22Mar2018_4r6ur Scaffold_17902;HRSCAF=18575, whole genome shotgun sequence genomic DNA:
ggcgtaaatattttatttttatcgttatagtgtgaaaattaaataatataaaaatgtataaaagtttgaaaatatcaataaaataatgtatatattttatacctacagcCGTAAGTCAggtgtatgttaattaattcttttaaaattcTGGTTTAAGGGtcagaatattgtaatatattatgatgatagcATTGCAGAGAGAAAAGCATTTGCAAGCATGTTTTCCAAAATCAACCTTGCTCTTATAGTCTTATGTACATCCCATATTTTACAAGCAGTTTGACGCTGGCTTCGGAACAGTACCTAGTCACCCAAATCCATAACAATGatcgaaaacatttaataaatataattagaaatttATGTATGACACAAATTAGGATGAACGTATGAAAGAAATGAACCTTCTTAAAATGGataattgttcaaaaaaatatattaattatttaaattatagaaaagaAATACGGAATGGTGTTCGTGCtttcgttttaaatttccaattagAGGGAAGAACACTAATAATATTGCAAAGCATTTAATATGTGTGCCTTTACAGATTTAATGTAAATGCGTTAAAGATCATGGGGAAGCTTTCTGTAAACACCTTTGTACAGACGAAACTTTTTTTGGTGATATGACGTACCTACTCAAAtacattaattgatttaaaccAATTGAATAACGAAACAAATCTAAGTTATATCACTAATGTTGTTTTTgaagaaaactatgataataacaaaatgaaaCAATGCTCCCatcaagataatatatttaatattatatataaatacacaatatgatTCCGAAACacaacaattgaaaaataatttcaattcaatttgcAATTTGGTCACAACTAACAAGCAGGAGGGCGCCCATTTAAAGTCGAAAGGCTATCGGTTTGTGCTATATTTTAGTGGTGGTAAAATTTTATGCCATagattacaaaattattgttcagtaatttattatggtaaatgattgtttcacataatattttcaattatcttGGGATACACTTAaagcataaaaataatagctaCTGATGAGGTATTACACATACCGAATTTCTATACGTCATAATAGTTAGCATACGTTCTATACGTCATAagcattatttttcttttgcagCTAATATTTGCAGAtctttgatacattttttgaagTTGTCATTTTCATTAATACTAGACTTTACATTGTCTAGGATCCATTTTACCATGAATCTATGTTGTACCGTGCGTGTCAGGTTAGCTAAACCCACTTGATAATCCAAACGTCTTTTtaccttaaaataaataaaatattatagatatttatacaatacttttttacatttaaatataatacctggTTGTACGCTCGAATGAGCCGTCCTCGATACGCAGCTTCCAACTGAATAGCTACGTTCTCTCGTTTAGCTCGAATTATTTGGGTTTGTGCTTCAGTTCTCCACACTTCTATTTTTTGATGTTCAACCGTTTTCCTTAAACTGTCGATCTCACCTATTCGGCTGGAATTACAAGACGCTTCATATTCCTAAATCAaatgagatattatattagttagttatattaaatttcaagaatttaataaaaataatttcaatcaaTACATACTTCAATTTCTCTATCGATGGAGCTCGCCAAAGATGCTCCGAATTTTTTCCAACCAACATAAAATACTCCGATTGTAGCTAACACATATGGGAACTCATGGTCGACTACCCATATTTCCTTACTTAATAGAAAAGTCGTAATACCAGCAGCAAGAACGTATGGACCTAGagaacaattttgttttcatgacaattttgataaaatttacaaaaaaaataaatatttttaaacacatgaAAACGTTTAGTTAAtggtatattttagaatatattttataataacacaatattttaaattattttggtattatatattactatatattagggattattattaaatttagattcATGATAATCGTATATATTACACAGTCAAAGGATGTGTATAATGTGCCGTATGGCACTAACTATGTTATTCTATAATGTgtacctaacaatattattgaccaTGACGCTTATTTGTATCGTcaggtttaattataatttggtcAACTTAAagtaataaacttattatatatatatttatttctatcagtgtcattgaaaatattatgctataaaatatgtgttaattAATCGTACCTCGGTTAATAATGCAGACATATAtgattatttagaattattttttaaaaacctgcACAAATCAACTAAAAACAAATCACAAGAAAATTGTCCACAATTGTAAGACATAAAagtgtttgtttattatatttcagttacACAAATGATacgttttaagtaggtaataatatgactttgatttgattttcatgatattttagATTTCGATTGAatcaatgaatatataatattgattttacagtgaagtgtttattttataatatagtcatcactcatcactCATTACCTATTGAGCAGTTAAAATGCTTCAATCATCAACTTCAATATATTATCTGATTTGAAAGCAAATCTGGTTATCTAGACATctagtactatttttttttaaagtgaaagGGGTTTGaggtcaaaagaaaaaaaccttACTACTTTTCTTAGCAattgagaaaaacaaaaaattgttttatttcataatatgctactatttttaataattgtaattaatatattattataactaaaacattttttctac
This region includes:
- the LOC100169133 gene encoding ATP synthase subunit b, mitochondrial-like; this encodes KQNCSLGPYVLAAGITTFLLSKEIWVVDHEFPYVLATIGVFYVGWKKFGASLASSIDREIEEYEASCNSSRIGEIDSLRKTVEHQKIEVWRTEAQTQIIRAKRENVAIQLEAAYRGRLIRAYNQVKRRLDYQVGLANLTRTVQHRFMVKWILDNVKSSINENDNFKKCIKDLQILAAKEK